In Raphanus sativus cultivar WK10039 unplaced genomic scaffold, ASM80110v3 Scaffold0847, whole genome shotgun sequence, the DNA window CAACCAAAAATGAGTGagttaaatacaaaaaaaaaaatgttgggaATCTATTCGTGGAAAACTTACAGATTTTGTTGAAGGCAACAATGTCACAGCTCTGGACAAACTCATTGATTGGCTCGACGGTGAGCGTCTCTTCAATCATGGTGTCAACAGAGACGAGGTCGTCAACAATGGTGCACATGATCTGCAACTTCTTGATACCGTAACCAACCGGTACAAGCTTTGACGCTCCCCAGAATAATCCTTCCATCTGGACGGATCTCACAGCTTCCTCTAGCTTCTTCATGTCAGTCTCATCATCCCATGGCTTGATATCAATCAAGACTGATGACTTTCCAGCTGAtagagaaaaaaacagagagccAGTTAGAATCCAAGACATGTAAAACATAAGTATAATAAAGACAAAAAAACCCCAAACTTACATTCCTTCTTCTTAGTAGATGCCTTCACGGAAGCAGCTCTCTCTTCAGcagctttcttctcctcttcggTCTCCTCACCGAAAagatcaacatcatcatcatcttcctcatcaGCCGCATCCTGCAAAATTAAACATCCCCATGAGATACATCATAATAAGATAAGAGAAGAGAACCAATCTGAGCATACCTTAGAATCAGCTGCTGGTGGAGTAGCAACAGCCTCCTCTGAGACGGGGGCTGATCCCTCAACAATGACACCGCTTCCTTCAGCAGAGACACCACTACACAACAAAACATTAGACGCAAACTTCAGATGAAtccaaacaacaacaaaaagcaTAAATAAGTAGGAACCAAAGATGAAGCTTACGAGATCCTCAAAAGGGCATCGATGTGGCTGTACCAACGATATGCGTTGACATACTGTGAAGTTGGAGGCTTTGCAAGAGCTGTAAAGACAGTGATGTCATCCTTTGAAGCCTGGTACCTGTGAAACAAACAGAAACGAAACTACTTGTTACTCTTGTCTTGTAGTTTCAAACAAAGGTAGAGACTTTAGGATCTAATCACAGAAGCTTACCCAGTGATGTAACTGCGAGTGAGGAGATGCTCGTCGAGCTTCTTCAATCCAGAATCAGAGTTAAGGTTGGGGAAAGAAGCAGCCATTGTCTTCTAAAGCTCGAGCCTTTATTACTGAACACAAAGATCGGAACAGATAAGAACAGGAAACTTTATGTTTgggaaaaaaagacaaaacagagaTTCATTAAGACATTAGGTcaggaagaagacaagagatAGCGCATTGATCTTGGTTTCGTAATTCAAAAGGTTATGTCcgaaaaataagtaaattttgaATAAGATTCTATAAAAACGATGATATAATTTTGAGATGGAACAAACCTAACAGGAGTAGTAAGAAGAGCTATAACGATGGAGATCGAAGAAGAATAATAACGTACCTGAGTTGCAACGGCGGActtgaagaggaagaagaggagtgAGGGCTGACGAGGGATGCTGGAATTTATATAACGCCTCTAGGTTTTCTTGTATTGGGCTTATTATTTGGCCCAATTAATACCTCTCAGTGAGGCCTTTGCCAATTAATACCTCTCGGTGAGGCCTTTCAAGATACTCAAATGTATTTTTTCCAATGTTTTCATTCAGTTTTGGTCACGGTAGTATTTTGTCGCTTCTGTGATATAAAATTTTGCATTTTGCaagaaaacatcaaaaataaatgaaggaaaatctctttttttttttggaaaggtaggaaaatcttttttattttaaccatAAATATGTTgtgttagtttttttaatttataaattagttttaaaatttttaatataaattttgttttatatctacaaaaaaactaatatttgttttatacttttaaaagattattaataatatcataatataattttaagtttatataAACCCTTTTATCTTTTTCAGGGAAAAggtataaataaaagaaagtttgAACTAAACTAATACATCCAGGGAATATATTCCAATGCAGAAAATTCTTACGTGGTGTAGACGACTAGTAGTCTCGGATGATACACAAGTAAGCAAAGAAAAGTCTAGATTAGTGAGACTAATATTCAGGGAAAATAATATGATATTGTGATGTCAGTTGTCAAATTACGCAACTATGTAGTAGGCTCACATCGTATTCCTCTGTTATAACTTTTCATATCTTGACTAGATAGACTAGCATAGTTTGTCTTCCAAATCGGCCCGTCAAATCACCCATTTGATTTAAACACTCTTGATaccttttttaaaattataagcaTGCATGATTAAGCTTAGATAAGCTAATTTTTCAAAgttcttaaatatttatatttatttatacatgaTCATGCACACTCTTCAATTGACCCAGCATATTATCATTTCCCGTGTTATTTCGGTCTAATAATCAGGATGACAATGATATTTGACCAAAGGTTGGTTACTGACAACAAACTAATCAAAACATGCAACCCAACCATTGTTAATTGATTCAAATTCAATCATTTATGTTTTGTTAGAAAGTGTAATAATAATTGtgtatatttaaagaaaatatgcGAAATTTTCAAAAGGTAAATAAATAATAGCTTAAGTAAAATACAatagaaatgagaaaaaaagCAAATAAACGAGTTATCAAAAAGGTAAGAGAAGAAAATTTGGACAAGTCAATTGGATTTTTCTAGCAAGAGTGTCTTGTACCATATCAATTCTCCATTGAATAATAACCACTTATCATTTTCTCACTTTTGTCAGCACAacgaaaaatacaaaaaaaaattagccaCAACAGAGAAACTCACACTCTTTATAAGTTTATAGTTGTTGTTCAGTCTCCTTCATCTAACACTTAACTAAACTTACACACACAAAATAAGAAAGGATGGAAGGAGGAATACATGGAGGAGCAGATAAATCAGCTTTCAGAGAGTGTTTTTCTCTAACATGGAAGAACCCTTATGTTCTTCGTCTTGCTTTCTCCGCTGGAATCGGTGGTCTTCTCTTTGGCTACGATACCGGCAAGTTTCTTAATCTGTTATTTGTatattcactcatctatgtACACATGTGGCTCAAGTTTGATTGGCTTTATATATACATGCAGGAGTTATATCAGGAGCTCTGCTTTATATCAAAGAAGATTTCAAGACTGTTGACCGAGAAACTTGGTTACAGGTtcttatatgtttgtttttaattagaatttacaacaaaaaaatgtgTGTTGAATTATGATTATTGTATAGGAACTATTTTAACAGGATTGATGTAGTAATGAAATTGTATTTGTATATCCCAAAGCAACACAGAGATCATAGTGTCGAATTAAAGAAACCTTAATAACCTTAGGTCTAATCATTATGGAGTAGTACTTTGCaaaagttttaagaaaaaatttcagaaaaaaattggACAAGCGTAAATAAAAGCAGATCATAAGAATTTCGATTCTATTGTTTTACGCAAGCCGTTGTACACATCATGCCGTTTTTGTATTTACCGTTAGGAATCACCTAATCAACCACCCAAACGTTACAAACAAGCACTAAGCTCCAAGTAACAAAATTGTAAAAACAGGAGATGATAGTGAGCATGGCGGTTGCAGGAGCCATCGTTGGAGCCGCCATCGGAGGTTGGGCCAACGACAGATTCGGGAGGAGAAGCGCCATTCTCATGGCGGATTTCCTCTTCCTAATAGGAGCTACCATTATGGCTGCTGCTCCTAACCCGTCCCTCATTGTCGTTGGCCGTGTTTTTGTGGGACTTGGGGTCGGTATGGCCTCGATGACCGCCCCTCTCTACATCTCAGAAGCTTCTCCGGCTAAGATCAGAGGAGCTTTGGTCAGTACCAATGGGTTTCTTATCACCGGAGGACAATTCTTGTCTTATCTCATTAACTTAGCCTTCACCGATGTAAGTGATATTAAACAATTTAACATTTTGGACTATTCTAAAGGGTGTTAATGTTCTGTTTCTCTCATTGGTTTTAGGTGAAGGGAACATGGAGGTGGATGCTAGGAATCGCGGGAGTCCCAGCTCTTTTGCAGTTCATCTTAATGTTTACACTCCCTGAATCGCCTCGTTGGTTATACCGCAAGGTATATATGAATGTGCTCAATATAATACTTAGGGAAAGATCATAAGTAATATGgcaaaatataaaaccaaatctACTATGGATCCGTTTGGTATCATttctctaaatattttataaccatTTTAAGCCTACTTCCAGTTCACATTTTTGGTTCTGTTCGGTGGTTCAGTCTACTTTAtatgagaaaaatatatatactcacaacaatttttttttaatatttttttaatacaaacagggaagagaagaagaggctAGAGCAATCATGAGAAGAATATACTCAGCAGAAGATGTAGAACAAGAGATTGGAGCACTAAAGGACTCAGTTGAATCAGAGATACTAGAAGAAGGATCTTCAGAGAAAATAAACATGATCAAACTATGCAAAACCAAAACCGTTAGACGAGGACTAATAGCTGGTGTTGGTCTCCAAGTGTTTCAACAGTTCGTTGGTATCAACACTGTTATGTATTATAGTCCAACCATTTTCCAACTCGCCGGTTTCGCTTCAAACAGAACAGCTATTCTCTTGTCTCTAGTAACCGCAGGACTTAACGCATTTGGTTCCATCATTAGCATTTACCTCATCGACAGAGCCGGAAGGAAAAAGCTTTTGATCATTAGTCTTTTAGGAGTCATTGTCTCTCTTGGATTGCTAACTGGTGTTTTCTACGAAGTGACTACTCATGCTCCTGCGGTTAGCTCCCTGGAGACACACAGGTTCAATAACTTTACTTGTCCAGATTACAACTCATCTGTGAAAGCACAAAGTTGGGATTGTATGACTTGTTTGAAAGCTTCTTCACCTTCCTGTGGGTTTTGTTCATCTCCCAGTGGAAAGGTACTTCAAAAATccgaaaatgtttttttttttaaatttgattttccaTATCCttttttatatgattaatgcAGGTACATCCTGGGGCTTGTTGGGTCTCTAATGATTCGGTTAAGGACTTGTGTCATAATGAAAACCGGCTTTGGTACACAAAAGGATGTCCTAGTAATTTTGGTTGGTTTGCTCTTCTTGGATTGGGACTTTATATCATTTTCTTCTCTCCTGGAATGGGGACTGTTCCATGGATAGTTAACTCAGAGATTTATCCATTGAGATTCAGAGGAATCTGTGGAGGAATAGCTGCAACTGCAAATTGGATATCAAATTTAATTGTGGCTCAATCTTTCTTGTCTCTGACTGAAGCTATTGGGACTTCTTGGACATTTCTCATGTTTGGAGTGATCTCAGTCATTGCT includes these proteins:
- the LOC108823146 gene encoding probable inositol transporter 2, with product MEGGIHGGADKSAFRECFSLTWKNPYVLRLAFSAGIGGLLFGYDTGVISGALLYIKEDFKTVDRETWLQEMIVSMAVAGAIVGAAIGGWANDRFGRRSAILMADFLFLIGATIMAAAPNPSLIVVGRVFVGLGVGMASMTAPLYISEASPAKIRGALVSTNGFLITGGQFLSYLINLAFTDVKGTWRWMLGIAGVPALLQFILMFTLPESPRWLYRKGREEEARAIMRRIYSAEDVEQEIGALKDSVESEILEEGSSEKINMIKLCKTKTVRRGLIAGVGLQVFQQFVGINTVMYYSPTIFQLAGFASNRTAILLSLVTAGLNAFGSIISIYLIDRAGRKKLLIISLLGVIVSLGLLTGVFYEVTTHAPAVSSLETHRFNNFTCPDYNSSVKAQSWDCMTCLKASSPSCGFCSSPSGKVHPGACWVSNDSVKDLCHNENRLWYTKGCPSNFGWFALLGLGLYIIFFSPGMGTVPWIVNSEIYPLRFRGICGGIAATANWISNLIVAQSFLSLTEAIGTSWTFLMFGVISVIALLFVVVCVPETKGMPMEEIEKMLEGRSLHLKFWKKRSHLVEKGNQTA
- the LOC108823147 gene encoding elongation factor 1-delta 1, translating into MAASFPNLNSDSGLKKLDEHLLTRSYITGYQASKDDITVFTALAKPPTSQYVNAYRWYSHIDALLRISGVSAEGSGVIVEGSAPVSEEAVATPPAADSKDAADEEDDDDVDLFGEETEEEKKAAEERAASVKASTKKKESGKSSVLIDIKPWDDETDMKKLEEAVRSVQMEGLFWGASKLVPVGYGIKKLQIMCTIVDDLVSVDTMIEETLTVEPINEFVQSCDIVAFNKI